Genomic window (Oryza sativa Japonica Group chromosome 3, ASM3414082v1):
gttgatctgcaccggcaagatcaacaacccacggagaggtgtatcgatcgctaaggcgcaacacaacgtctcgtacagttgtagtcggatcgtcaacgtttctcccaaatcgtagttatcacaactcaccgaaagatcgagccaacaacagccttgagtgtcgagaggaactcagggttcatcagaaAGCAACAAAGTGATGGAGTCCTCGTACGCAAGACTACTGATAGTTCCTAGGTAGTTTATATATGTACTACGGAGACCAGGGTACTGCTATTACACTGGCTGTGGCCTGGGCTAGTGGTTTCAGGGCTGTTGGTCGAAGTTAATTTATGTAAACTTTGTTTTGGCTGACCCATTTGCTGCTGATATGGGCACTCGATGAAGGTTTCAGAGGCTGTTGCTTAGGTAATTAAGGTAAGCTTATTTTGGATGAACTGGTAGTTGCTGACATGAACAGTTGAACATTTCCGCCGGGCATGCTTTATTGAATTATTGACGGTCAAAATAGCTGTTGCTAGTCCGTTTGTCTTTCCCTTGGTCAAAATTTGATTGTCCAGATTTGCTGTATTTTTTAAATTGCTGGCAAAGATGCTTATATTGATAAGTGTCCATCTTGTGGGTGGAATTAAACATGGTGGTATTACTTAGTATAAACACGAGTtagcaaatactccctccatctcgaTTTGTATGATGCCACAAGCCAATGGAGTGAACAATCTAAAATGAGTCAAAATGTATGATGCCACATGGAGTGAACAATGTTCCACCATCTTTCCCTTCTCCTTAAACCATGGCCTGATGGCGTGATGCGGAGCCGTTTGCATTTGCATGTCGCTGCCGTGATTCCTGAGGCCACCTCGAACCGCCTTATGCTCATGGCTCCTCGCCACCGTGGTGGCAGTGGTTGACGGCCTCATTGGTATCATGTGATGTAGCCGCCGTCCTCGTTGTACACGATAGAGTTAAGCTGGTGCTATGTTTGAGAGAGGCCATGCTACTGTTGCACTTGCATCGCTTGTGCCGCCGTCGAGAAAAAATCGTGCGCGTTGGCGGCGGCTCCCCAATGTTGTGTTGGGACTTGGGACAGTGGGCTtttgaagggaaaaaaagtacGAGGATCGTGACAATTAGGAtagtttatactccctccgtcccacaatataagggattttcagtttttgcttgcaacgtttgaccactcgtcttattcaaattttttttgtaaatataaaaaataaaaagttgtgcttaaaatactgtagataataaaataagtcacaaataaaataattaataatttcaaaaatttttgaataagacgaatggtcaaatattacaagcaaaaactcaaaatcccttatattatgggacggagggagtacaattttgAATGTACTCCAATTACTATATTAAAAGTTGAGGAATCAAGCCAAGCAGAAGTGTCCATATTGAGTCATTTGTCCATTTGCCCAGGCAGCCCAGCCAAGGCAAACCAACCAGCTGCCGCTGCTGTAAATACTCCTGCAACAGTATTTGTTGCATCACGTACGGATAAATCaaacgtcttttttttttcatatctctCTCTGCTTACCCATGCGTACTCATGCCGTTGTCTTCTCGCAGTTGCGCTGGTCCAACCGTGGAAACGAACACAGTGAATTCGAATTCACGGTTCGTTCCGTCCTCCTCCCTGGACGCCAACCCGGTTTGCGACCGCACCTACCCCAGGAACAAGTCCGCGTACGTCCGCACCCGCCCGCTGCATGCCACCTATGTCTGCGTTATTGCTTCTCCGCCAAATTTAAGTCTTCCTTTACCTACCTTCTCCTTGCTCCAATCGATCTCGCCGGTATATATACTGCTCCATCTCGTCGCTCGTCTCTCGCGTTAACCCCTCGTGGCCTCAgctcgtcgatcgatcgatctcttagTCCGATCTACTTGCGCgcggctagctgctgctgctgctgcgtgttGGGGGTGGTGGTGCGAGGAGTGATTGGTTGGTTGATAGATTGATCGATCGAGCGATGGCCGTGGCGGTGGAGGAGATCGTCAGGAGGGCCGGCGGGTGCGCCGTGATCGACGGCGGATTCGCCACGCAGCTGGAGGCGCTCGGCGCCGACATCAACGACCCGCTCTGGAGCGCCGCCTGCCTCATCACCAAGCCGCACCTCATCAAGGAGGTAACtaatcttcttttcttctctccccgTAGTTCACCGACCGGGCCGTCGCGCGTGTGCCTGCATGCGTAGTGCTCGTCAGCTCATGCCACGCTTGCGCCACATGCTGCATGATGCATCTTGCTGTCTCGTCGTTGTCATGGCGCCATGGATTGCTCACGTTGTTGCACCGCCGCGATGGAATGTGTATGTGCCAGCTGAGCTGCGTCTCTGTTTGTTGTTCGGTTGACCATGTGAAAAGCTATATATTAGCTGTTGCCGTGTTGGTGTTGCGTTAGAGATCGATGCGATTATTCCACAGGTGTATGTGTGTTCTTCGTCCCTTTGGTCTTGGAATACAACGTTCGGTTGGTAACTGTGTTATCAGTCAACTCTCGTTTCCTTTTcctccacaaaaaaaaaaagtaaacaaatCTTAAGATGTGATACAAACTGTAAGTCTTGCTGTCTTGGTCTTGACCTGGACAAGAACACTGTACCTTTTCCCTTTCTCACCTATGGACCTACTACCGACCAACCAAGTTTTTTTTCAGATGTGTCTAGATtgctttttggaaaaaaaaaagaaacaataaaaGATTACCTACTCTGTTGAGTGCGAGAGGAAAAGGTAGGTAAGCACCTCTGAATTCTCTGAATGTCGAACATTCTCAGAGCATTCAGTTTCATCCATCCTTTTCCCTGAAGTAATGCCATCGTTTGACTCAATTTAATCCATTGTCAGGATGACTATTCTAGTGTGTACTGTGTACACTTGAATTGTGTTTGTTGCACCAACTTCTGATAGGCAGGACCATTCAATTGTGTCAAATTTACTTCGGACGTGAATATCACGATTCTTTTCGAAAGATCAAATGTCACAATTGTTTCAACTTCTTTATGCAGGttcacatgcaatatcttgaagCAGGTGCCGATGTCATCATTTCCTCATCATACCAGGTATCATCGGTCTGGCGATCTTCATTCCCCAGCTGACATAAAGAGTAATCTTTCAGTTTCAGCATCAGAGAAATTGATGCCTTCCTTTCTTGTATCTCTCTGAAGGCAACTATCCCAGGATTCTTAGCCAGAGGAATGCTTCTTGAGGAGGCAGAAGGGTTACTGCGAAGGAGCATTGAATTGGCACTGGAAGCACGAGATGAATTCTGGAAGTCGACGCTGAGGAAGTCCAAGCCTGTTTACAACCGTGCTCTGGTCGCCGCATCCATTGGGAGCTATGGAGCTTACCTTGCCGATGGCTCAGAGTACAGGTAACTTCTAAGATTCAGCACTGCAAAGCCATGGATTAGCCATGGATCGGCACGCATTGTAACCTTAACCTCGTATATAATATTTTGCTTGTGTCATTGATGCAACATTGTATCTGACAGTGGATCGTATGGAGAAGACATCACGGCAGAGAAACTGAAGGACTTCCACAGGCGCCGGCTGCAGGTTCTTGCGAGCGCTGGCCCTGACTTGATCGCGTTTGAGGCCATCCCGAACAAAATGGAGGCACAGGTGAGGCTAGTGAATCTGAATCTCTGAAAGAAAAACACAGATTGTGCAATGTGTTCCAGACATTCAATAGCACTGAAATGCTGCCACCTTTGATGTTTCTTGCTGAAATTGGTGATCATGCATGCAGGCTTTAGTTGAGCTTCTGGAGGAAGAGAACATCCAGGTCCCCTCCTGGATCTGCTTCAGCTCAGTGGACGGCAAGAACCTGTGCTCAGGAGAGAGCTTTGCAGAGTGCCTCCAATTCCTCAACGCCAGCGACAAGGTGACCATCGTGGGTGTCAACTGCACGCCGCCTCAGTTCATCGAGGGCATCATACGCGAGCTCAAGAAGGTTTGCACCAACTTCCTTCAGCACCATCGACTCCATCTTGCACACACCCCAACATTTTCTTTCTGCACCGGTTCTGCAAtcgtctgaaactctgaatgtgTTTCTGACAGCAAACCAAGAAGGCGATCGCGGTGTACCCGAACAGCGGCGAGATTTGGGACGGCAGAGCGAAGAGATGGCTGGTGAGCACGACCTGTTACACTTAATCTGTTCTCATCACTGGCACGCCAAGAAAGATTAGCACAGATCTGTTCTCATCACTGGCACGCCAAGAAAGATTAGCACATTTCCGTGCGAATTCTTGGTCGTCTTGATCATCAAACTGACTGGTTTTTTTGATGCGTCGCATGCACAGCCGGCACAGTGCTTTGGGCACAAGAGCTTCGACGCGCTCGCGAAGAGGTGGCAGGAGGCCGGCGCGAGCTTAGTCGGCGGATGCTGCCGGACGACGCCGTCGACGATCCGGGCCGTCTCCAAGGTCCTCAAGGGCAAGACGTCCTATTCAGCAACTCAGATTTGAGACCGACTACTTGGTAGTGCAACTTTTAATTAATAGCGAGAATTATACCGATTCAGTATTAGTTTATGCTAAATTTTGCAGCGGAAATTACCGTCTAACGATTTGTAATGCTGATGTGCAACCATCGAATTTTATACGAGCATTAGCATGGAGAGTGTTGCAGAGGCCTGGGGATGTGATTTATCTTCTTTATCCTTGTAATATAAGGAAAGTAGCAGCCATGTATCGAATTTATGAGTTATCTATATATCCAAATTGCACTGATAATGCAAAAGAACAAGTTGCGTGTCCTATTGTTTTTGTGAATAGTTGTTGTATTGGCAATACTTAATTCCAAAATCCAGAACATCTACAGTCTAGAGAGAAGACATGTAGTATGAAACTACAATATGCCAACAATTTCAATACCTAATGCGGACCATGAACCAAGTCAGCCTAGTGCTAGTAGATGCGCTCTGACTTGCCAACTTTCCAAGTGAACAGAACCTGAATTGATGACACCTTCAAAATGACTGCTTTATCTGATGTTAGATCTGCAGTGATCCGGCCAACAATCAAGCATTTGGATGACTCAACTGGTGAATCCATATATGAATACCCACCATTTGCCAGATGATCTAATGTTTATCAAcagctagcaaaaaaaaatgctagtTCACCTGTCTATCCATCCACAACACTTATTACAGTGTTACCCCACCATGATTTCCTACGTACAGGTGCAGATAGGCTACACATGGCACCCCTGTGTTCATTCTTTGTAAGCCTTCTGAATTATAATGATGACTACAACAACTCTACAAGCCCACATGAAGAAGGGGGGTGGCATTAGCCATTTTACTGCTAAAGGTTATAACTTTGCAGGATTACCAAGCGCATATACAAGACAGGGGATAACTCAGAGAGGATCCTCCTGTTTGATTTCGGTGTCATCTTCTATTTTCCCAACTTTAGTTGGAAAGTGAGATAGGACCAAATGCCCCTCGGAATACCCATTCATCAGGAGCTTTCCTATCTTTGTCTTCCAATCTGTGCC
Coding sequences:
- the LOC4332095 gene encoding homocysteine S-methyltransferase 1, encoding MAVAVEEIVRRAGGCAVIDGGFATQLEALGADINDPLWSAACLITKPHLIKEVHMQYLEAGADVIISSSYQATIPGFLARGMLLEEAEGLLRRSIELALEARDEFWKSTLRKSKPVYNRALVAASIGSYGAYLADGSEYSGSYGEDITAEKLKDFHRRRLQVLASAGPDLIAFEAIPNKMEAQALVELLEEENIQVPSWICFSSVDGKNLCSGESFAECLQFLNASDKVTIVGVNCTPPQFIEGIIRELKKQTKKAIAVYPNSGEIWDGRAKRWLPAQCFGHKSFDALAKRWQEAGASLVGGCCRTTPSTIRAVSKVLKGKTSYSATQI